The following proteins come from a genomic window of Sphaerisporangium rubeum:
- a CDS encoding carboxymuconolactone decarboxylase family protein: MTYLSTPDRSPLYDAALAAQGYVPNYLRVFAPRPEVYEAWLRLGETVRSGMDLRRYELVTLAAARRLGSAYCGLAHAAVLLDRFYGEAELRAIVADHGDAGLAPVDVAVMDFAGRVAADPAGVAEEDVAALRGHGVADDEILQIVLAVCLRRFFSGVLSATGAAPDPVFDTLPGDIRAAVGAGEGAAHGT; encoded by the coding sequence ATGACCTACCTGAGCACACCGGACCGATCGCCTCTTTACGACGCCGCGCTGGCCGCGCAGGGCTACGTCCCCAACTATCTGCGCGTCTTCGCGCCACGGCCCGAGGTGTACGAAGCCTGGCTGCGGCTCGGCGAGACGGTGCGGTCCGGCATGGACCTGAGGCGCTACGAGCTGGTCACCCTGGCGGCGGCCCGGCGGCTGGGTTCGGCGTACTGCGGCCTCGCGCACGCGGCCGTGCTGCTTGACCGTTTCTACGGCGAAGCCGAGCTGCGCGCCATCGTGGCGGACCACGGCGACGCGGGCCTCGCACCGGTGGACGTGGCGGTCATGGACTTCGCCGGCCGCGTCGCCGCCGACCCGGCCGGGGTCGCGGAGGAGGACGTCGCGGCGCTGCGGGGGCACGGCGTGGCGGACGACGAGATCCTGCAGATCGTGCTCGCCGTCTGCCTGCGCCGTTTCTTCAGCGGGGTCCTCTCCGCGACCGGCGCGGCACCTGACCCGGTGTTCGACACGCTGCCCGGGGATATCAGGGCCGCGGTCGGCGCAGGCGAAGGTGCCGCGCACGGGACATGA
- a CDS encoding acyl-CoA synthetase gives MRNAGLGSWPARRAQMSPDRTAFVFADRHVTYAQVFERTTLLASRLRADGVRPGDRVAYLGPNHPAFAEAMFATHMLGAVFVPLNARLAAPEISYMLEHSGASVLVYAPECAATVRGLAGPPPRTVVALTSPAPGERDFETWMAGGDPAPIDVDVMLGDPALILYTSGTTGRPKGATLSHANLVWNCYNLLVGVDVTSTEVALVSAPLFHVAALNQTLLPTFLKGGRSVIMPSWDVDGCYDLIERHGVTWMFGVTAMFAALAASPRWPRADLSSLRTLMSGGAPIPVSLIHTYQERGLVFCQGYGLTETAPGATFLEAGDSVRKAGSAGVPVFFADVRVVGPDLDPVAPGEPGEVQVRGPNVTPGYWNAPEATAAAFTADGWFRSGDVATVDDEGHVYIVDRLKDMYISGGENVYPAEVESVLSEHPSVAEVAVVGVPDRRWGEVGRAFVVPREDHELKPRTLRDFLGPRLAKYKIPVYYDIVSTLPRTGSGKIRKPDLRTRPLPPDRIS, from the coding sequence ATGCGCAACGCGGGACTCGGCAGCTGGCCGGCCCGCCGGGCCCAGATGAGCCCGGACCGCACCGCGTTCGTCTTCGCCGACCGGCACGTCACCTACGCGCAGGTCTTCGAACGGACGACACTTCTGGCGTCGCGGCTGCGCGCCGACGGGGTGCGGCCGGGGGACCGCGTCGCCTACCTCGGGCCGAACCACCCGGCCTTCGCCGAAGCCATGTTCGCGACCCACATGCTCGGCGCGGTGTTCGTCCCGCTGAACGCGCGGCTCGCGGCCCCCGAGATCTCCTACATGCTGGAGCACTCGGGGGCCTCGGTCCTGGTGTACGCGCCTGAGTGCGCGGCGACCGTACGCGGCCTCGCCGGGCCGCCGCCGCGCACGGTCGTGGCGCTCACGTCGCCGGCACCGGGGGAGCGCGACTTCGAGACCTGGATGGCCGGCGGCGACCCCGCACCGATCGACGTCGACGTGATGCTCGGCGACCCCGCGCTCATCCTCTACACCTCAGGCACCACGGGACGGCCCAAAGGTGCGACGCTCAGCCACGCCAACCTGGTGTGGAACTGCTACAACCTGCTCGTCGGGGTGGACGTGACGAGCACCGAGGTGGCGCTGGTCAGCGCGCCGCTGTTCCACGTCGCGGCGCTGAACCAGACGTTGCTGCCGACGTTCCTCAAAGGCGGCCGTTCGGTGATCATGCCGTCGTGGGACGTGGACGGCTGCTACGACCTCATCGAGCGGCACGGCGTGACCTGGATGTTCGGCGTCACCGCGATGTTCGCCGCGCTCGCCGCGTCCCCACGCTGGCCGCGCGCCGACCTGTCCTCGCTGCGCACCCTGATGTCCGGGGGAGCGCCGATCCCCGTCTCGCTCATCCACACCTACCAGGAGCGAGGCCTGGTGTTCTGCCAGGGATACGGCCTCACCGAGACCGCGCCAGGCGCCACGTTCCTCGAAGCGGGGGACAGTGTGCGCAAGGCCGGTTCCGCCGGTGTGCCGGTCTTCTTCGCCGACGTCCGCGTGGTCGGCCCCGACCTCGACCCCGTGGCACCGGGAGAACCCGGTGAGGTCCAGGTCCGCGGCCCCAACGTCACCCCCGGCTACTGGAACGCACCCGAGGCGACCGCAGCCGCGTTCACCGCCGACGGGTGGTTCCGCTCCGGTGACGTCGCCACCGTCGACGACGAGGGGCACGTCTACATCGTCGACCGCCTGAAGGACATGTACATCTCCGGCGGCGAGAACGTGTACCCGGCCGAGGTCGAGAGCGTGCTGTCGGAGCATCCGTCGGTGGCGGAGGTCGCCGTGGTCGGCGTCCCCGACCGCCGCTGGGGCGAGGTCGGCCGCGCGTTCGTCGTCCCCCGCGAGGACCACGAGCTCAAACCGAGGACCCTGCGCGATTTCCTCGGCCCCCGCCTCGCCAAGTACAAGATCCCGGTGTACTACGACATCGTGTCCACCCTGCCGAGAACGGGCTCCGGCAAGATCCGTAAGCCCGACCTCCGCACCCGTCCCCTGCCGCCGGACCGGATCAGCTGA
- a CDS encoding PaaX family transcriptional regulator yields MSSSEEQIAPSVRPQSLMFSFLGIYVLGRGTAVHSGSVIDVFARLGVSEEAVRSTLARMVKRDLLVRHRRGRKVYLGLTSHAAQVLADGRRRVWETGVVNRSFDGTWTLVGFSLPDSRRSTRHDLRSRLVWDGFGPLQSGLWIAPGMRDVTEILAPLDLGDSVTVLTARALAPTEAADLVRKAFDIEQIAGRYLAFLARWDTGRPLPSAPDDLARQLLLHTDWLQLVRQDPHLPAEHLPAGWPAIRAEQVFHALAHEYEPRAGKLADAVLDELAL; encoded by the coding sequence GTGAGTTCCAGCGAGGAGCAGATCGCGCCGTCTGTGCGCCCGCAGTCCCTCATGTTCAGCTTCCTCGGCATCTACGTGCTCGGACGCGGCACGGCCGTGCACTCCGGAAGCGTCATCGACGTGTTCGCGCGCCTCGGCGTCTCCGAGGAGGCCGTGCGCTCGACGTTGGCTCGCATGGTGAAACGGGACCTGCTGGTACGGCACCGGCGGGGACGCAAGGTGTACCTCGGGCTCACCTCGCACGCCGCGCAGGTGCTCGCCGACGGACGCAGGCGCGTCTGGGAGACCGGTGTGGTGAACCGGTCCTTCGACGGCACGTGGACGCTCGTCGGGTTCTCCCTGCCGGACAGCAGGCGCAGCACGCGGCACGACCTGCGGTCCCGCCTGGTCTGGGACGGCTTCGGGCCGCTCCAGAGCGGGTTGTGGATCGCTCCCGGAATGCGGGACGTCACCGAGATCCTCGCGCCGCTGGACCTCGGTGACAGCGTGACGGTGCTGACGGCGCGGGCCCTCGCGCCGACCGAGGCCGCCGACCTGGTGCGCAAGGCCTTCGACATCGAGCAGATCGCCGGCCGGTACCTCGCCTTCCTCGCGCGCTGGGACACCGGCCGGCCGCTGCCGTCCGCGCCGGACGACCTCGCGCGCCAGCTCCTGCTGCACACCGACTGGCTGCAGCTCGTCCGCCAGGACCCGCACCTGCCGGCCGAGCACCTGCCGGCCGGCTGGCCGGCGATCCGGGCCGAGCAGGTGTTCCACGCGCTGGCTCACGAGTACGAGCCGCGGGCCGGGAAGCTGGCGGACGCCGTGCTCGACGAACTCGCCCTGTGA
- a CDS encoding LuxR C-terminal-related transcriptional regulator → MELWERSGTLELLGGLLAESARGGRVVVVGGEAGVGKSVLVGEFVRRFGVGVRVLRGGCDRLVTPRVLGPLRDIGRQVGGGLAERLAGGASREEVFGGFLDVISGPGPRPVVVVEDVHWADEGTLDWLVWSGRRIAQVPVLFVVTYRDDEVGADHPLRGALAALPSSVTRRVSLAPLSRECVAREAAGAGWDAEVVHRLSGGNPLLVTELLKAERRTVPPTVQDLILDRLRRLPPGAADLARLVSVVPTRADGVIVADVPELVDVCVDAGVLVPSGDGVAYRHELLREAVEDALPPARRAALHRRVLRLLAGAEGVDPGRLVHHATRAGDHAAVLRYGQVAGAEAARQGAHREAAAHYRAAAPHVERLPAARRAELLEEYALQAYLAGLAEEGLGARRSALAVREESRQPGAAGENLRWISRLAWWSGDTRAAWEAAVRAVAVLEAEPPGRALAMAYSNRSQLHMLAGDGEEAVVWGERARDLADRLGDAETSVHAAINVHTARLLAGDGSAAGLRDAHERAAGLGLADHAARALVNLATTLVQLAEYDAAAPAVEEALAYAVEQDLDGYVQYLLGVRAGVRLVRCDWAGALADADAALDRPVRAGVAVVPALLARGRIQAARGAPEARATLDEAARQARRTGEVQRVCPVASVRSEYFLMYGDRRRATEEARIGLEPAVAARHPVYGGELAYRLWRAGGTEVPGGVVGPYRMMIDGDWAGAAAEWMRRGAPYARVEALADGDRDAATEALRVLDGLGAVRVADDVRARLRRRGVTGVPRGPRRATAANPGGLTPRQAEVLALLAEGLSNAEIAGRLSLSAKTVDHHISAVLAKLGVTSRGQAVAAAHRLDLLGGSAN, encoded by the coding sequence GTGGAGCTGTGGGAACGTTCGGGGACGCTGGAACTCCTTGGTGGGCTGCTGGCGGAGAGCGCGCGTGGTGGCCGGGTCGTGGTGGTCGGCGGGGAGGCGGGGGTTGGGAAGTCTGTGCTGGTCGGGGAGTTCGTGCGGCGGTTCGGGGTGGGGGTTCGGGTGTTGCGTGGAGGGTGTGATCGGCTGGTTACGCCTCGGGTGCTCGGGCCGTTGCGGGACATCGGGCGGCAGGTGGGTGGGGGGCTCGCTGAGCGGTTGGCGGGTGGGGCTTCGCGGGAGGAGGTGTTCGGGGGCTTTCTCGATGTGATCTCGGGGCCTGGGCCGCGGCCGGTGGTCGTCGTCGAGGATGTGCACTGGGCCGATGAGGGGACGCTCGACTGGCTGGTGTGGTCGGGGAGGCGGATCGCGCAGGTGCCGGTGTTGTTCGTGGTGACGTACCGGGATGACGAGGTGGGGGCCGATCATCCGTTGCGTGGGGCTCTCGCGGCGTTGCCGAGTTCGGTCACGCGGCGGGTCTCGCTGGCGCCGCTGTCGCGGGAGTGCGTGGCGCGGGAGGCGGCCGGGGCCGGGTGGGACGCGGAGGTGGTCCACCGGTTGTCCGGCGGTAATCCGCTGCTGGTCACGGAGCTGTTGAAGGCGGAGAGGCGGACGGTGCCGCCTACTGTTCAGGACCTGATCCTCGATCGGTTGCGGCGGCTGCCGCCGGGGGCCGCGGATCTGGCCAGGCTGGTGTCGGTGGTTCCGACGCGTGCCGACGGTGTCATCGTGGCGGACGTTCCTGAGCTGGTCGACGTGTGTGTCGACGCGGGGGTGCTCGTGCCTTCGGGGGACGGGGTGGCGTATCGGCACGAGCTGTTGCGGGAGGCGGTGGAGGACGCGTTGCCGCCGGCGCGGCGCGCGGCGCTGCATCGGCGGGTACTCCGGCTGCTGGCCGGCGCCGAGGGGGTCGACCCGGGCCGGCTGGTGCACCACGCGACGCGGGCCGGGGATCACGCGGCGGTGCTGCGGTACGGCCAGGTCGCGGGGGCCGAGGCGGCCAGGCAGGGGGCCCATCGGGAGGCGGCGGCGCACTACCGGGCCGCGGCGCCGCACGTGGAGCGGTTGCCGGCGGCTCGGCGTGCGGAGTTGCTGGAGGAGTACGCGTTGCAGGCGTACCTCGCGGGGCTCGCCGAGGAGGGGCTGGGTGCGCGGCGGTCGGCGCTCGCCGTGCGGGAGGAGTCGCGGCAACCCGGGGCCGCGGGTGAGAACCTGCGTTGGATCTCCAGGCTCGCCTGGTGGAGCGGGGACACGCGAGCGGCTTGGGAGGCCGCGGTGCGAGCGGTGGCGGTTCTCGAGGCCGAGCCGCCTGGCCGGGCTCTGGCCATGGCGTACAGCAACCGGTCGCAGCTTCACATGCTGGCGGGGGACGGCGAGGAGGCGGTCGTGTGGGGTGAGCGTGCGCGTGACCTCGCCGATCGGCTGGGGGACGCGGAGACCTCGGTGCATGCCGCGATCAACGTGCACACCGCTCGGCTGCTGGCGGGGGACGGGTCGGCGGCGGGGCTGAGGGACGCGCATGAGCGCGCGGCGGGGCTCGGGCTCGCGGATCACGCGGCGCGTGCGCTGGTGAATCTGGCGACGACGCTGGTGCAGCTCGCCGAGTACGACGCGGCGGCGCCGGCGGTCGAGGAGGCGCTGGCCTACGCGGTCGAGCAGGATCTCGATGGTTATGTCCAGTATCTGCTCGGGGTGCGTGCGGGGGTTCGGCTGGTGCGGTGCGACTGGGCCGGTGCGCTCGCGGACGCCGACGCGGCGCTCGACCGGCCGGTGCGTGCGGGGGTGGCCGTGGTGCCGGCGCTGCTGGCCAGAGGCCGGATCCAGGCGGCCCGCGGTGCGCCGGAGGCGCGGGCCACGCTCGACGAGGCGGCGCGGCAGGCGAGGCGCACCGGGGAGGTGCAGCGGGTGTGTCCCGTCGCGTCGGTCAGATCCGAGTATTTCCTGATGTACGGGGACAGAAGGCGTGCCACCGAGGAGGCGCGGATCGGCCTGGAACCGGCGGTCGCGGCGCGACACCCTGTGTACGGCGGTGAGCTGGCCTACCGGCTCTGGCGTGCGGGTGGCACCGAGGTCCCCGGCGGGGTGGTGGGGCCGTACCGGATGATGATCGATGGTGACTGGGCCGGTGCCGCCGCGGAGTGGATGCGGCGTGGAGCGCCGTACGCGCGTGTGGAGGCGCTGGCGGACGGGGACAGGGACGCGGCGACTGAGGCGCTTCGGGTGCTGGACGGGCTCGGTGCGGTGCGGGTGGCGGACGACGTGCGGGCCCGGTTGCGGCGGCGGGGGGTGACCGGGGTGCCGCGTGGTCCTCGGCGCGCGACGGCCGCCAATCCCGGCGGGCTGACGCCGCGTCAGGCGGAGGTGCTCGCGCTGCTGGCGGAAGGGCTGTCCAACGCCGAGATCGCGGGTCGTCTGTCGTTGTCGGCGAAGACCGTGGATCATCACATCTCCGCGGTGCTGGCGAAGCTCGGGGTGACCAGCCGGGGTCAGGCCGTCGCCGCGGCGCACCGGCTGGACCTGCTCGGTGGGTCGGCAAATTAG
- a CDS encoding MFS transporter: MPNPSVTSPQGIQLRRAVTSSFLGSVVEYYDFLLYATASAVVFSKVFFSTLDPLNATLASFGTFATGYLARPLGGVLFGHFGDRLGRKRMLVITMILMGVASTLIGLLPTYAAIGVLAPVALVVLRVLQGIAVGGEWGGAVLMSAEHATTRRGLWASFTSAGAPFGMVLSTGALTLTAATLSEAAFLSWGWRIPFLMSVVLLGIGLFVRLRVEETPVFEAERSRATRVPLLDVLRNHPKALLLGAGVGLAAFVAQGTLTTYLIAYGVRTGFTRQTVLNGLTLSSALAVIGIIGWAALSDRVGRRPVVLAGAVLMAAFGFVLFPMVNTGNAALLTIALILGQSVLHPMMFGPLAALYTELFATRSRYTGASLGYQIAGLGAGLGPLLFAQIDASSGGTSTTTISVIIAACCLLTVGCVLALRETRSQDLTSVSPVAPGTETLAAKPSSA, from the coding sequence ATGCCGAACCCATCAGTCACCTCCCCCCAGGGCATCCAACTCCGGCGCGCGGTCACGTCCAGCTTCCTGGGCAGCGTCGTCGAGTACTACGACTTCCTGCTGTACGCCACGGCCTCGGCGGTGGTGTTCAGCAAGGTCTTCTTCTCCACGCTCGATCCGCTGAACGCCACGCTGGCGAGCTTCGGCACGTTCGCCACCGGCTACCTGGCCCGGCCGCTCGGCGGAGTGCTTTTCGGCCACTTCGGTGACCGGCTCGGCCGCAAGCGCATGCTCGTCATCACCATGATCCTCATGGGTGTCGCGAGCACCCTCATCGGCCTCCTCCCGACCTACGCGGCGATCGGCGTCCTCGCCCCCGTCGCGCTGGTCGTGCTGCGCGTCCTGCAGGGCATCGCGGTCGGCGGTGAGTGGGGCGGCGCGGTGCTGATGTCCGCCGAGCACGCCACCACCAGACGCGGCCTGTGGGCCAGCTTCACCAGCGCAGGCGCGCCGTTCGGCATGGTGCTCTCCACCGGAGCGCTCACCCTGACCGCGGCCACTCTCTCGGAGGCCGCGTTCCTCAGCTGGGGCTGGCGCATCCCGTTCCTGATGAGCGTCGTCCTGCTCGGGATCGGCCTGTTCGTCCGGCTCCGGGTCGAGGAGACCCCGGTGTTCGAGGCGGAGCGGAGCCGCGCCACCCGTGTGCCGCTGCTCGACGTGCTGCGCAACCACCCCAAGGCCCTGCTGCTCGGCGCCGGTGTCGGCCTGGCGGCGTTCGTGGCCCAGGGCACCCTGACCACCTACCTCATCGCGTACGGCGTGCGCACCGGCTTCACCCGGCAGACCGTGCTGAACGGCCTCACGCTGTCGTCGGCGCTGGCGGTCATCGGTATCATAGGCTGGGCCGCGCTGTCGGACCGGGTCGGCCGGCGGCCGGTCGTGCTGGCCGGCGCGGTGCTCATGGCCGCGTTCGGCTTCGTCCTGTTCCCGATGGTGAACACCGGCAACGCCGCGCTGCTCACCATCGCGCTGATCCTCGGCCAGTCCGTCCTGCACCCCATGATGTTCGGCCCGCTCGCCGCGCTGTACACCGAGCTGTTCGCCACCCGCAGCCGCTACACCGGCGCCTCGCTCGGCTACCAGATCGCCGGGCTCGGCGCGGGCCTCGGCCCGCTGCTGTTCGCGCAGATCGACGCCTCGAGCGGCGGCACGTCGACCACGACCATCTCGGTCATCATCGCCGCCTGCTGCCTGCTGACCGTGGGGTGCGTGCTCGCGCTCCGCGAGACCCGCAGCCAGGACCTGACCTCGGTCTCCCCGGTCGCGCCGGGGACGGAGACCCTGGCGGCCAAGCCGTCCTCCGCCTGA